In the Pseudomonas sp. DTU_2021_1001937_2_SI_NGA_ILE_001 genome, one interval contains:
- a CDS encoding LysR family transcriptional regulator yields MRRKIPSTAALVSFESAARHESFTKAASELSLTQSAICRQIGSLEAFLGIELFKRSRRGVKLTDAGLSYSRRIASQLDAVERDTLSVMGQQGTSVIELAVVPTFGTQWLLPRLKDFQTRHPEITVNLTNRTRPFLFADTDFDAAIYFGDADWPGTLAYRLMGENPMPVCNPTLLEGQLTLSAERIAQLPLLQQTTRPHAWRQWFSERQLHVPRDMTGPRYELFSMLAQAAMHEMGIALIPPFLIQRELEEQRLVIASPHALNSAKAYHLMIPERKTSTVSLQAFRNWLIEQAHGYTLPEEHPAAGVANR; encoded by the coding sequence ATGCGCCGCAAGATTCCCAGCACCGCTGCGCTGGTCAGCTTCGAATCGGCCGCCCGCCATGAGAGCTTCACCAAGGCTGCCAGCGAACTGTCCCTGACCCAGAGCGCGATCTGCCGGCAAATTGGCAGCCTTGAAGCATTCCTCGGCATCGAGCTGTTCAAGCGCTCGCGGCGCGGCGTGAAACTCACCGACGCCGGCCTGTCCTACAGCCGACGCATCGCCTCGCAACTGGACGCCGTGGAGCGCGACACCCTGTCGGTCATGGGCCAGCAAGGCACCAGTGTGATAGAGCTGGCCGTGGTGCCGACCTTCGGCACCCAATGGTTGCTGCCGCGCCTCAAGGACTTCCAGACCCGCCACCCGGAAATCACCGTCAACCTCACCAACCGCACCCGGCCGTTCCTGTTCGCCGATACCGACTTCGACGCCGCGATCTACTTCGGCGACGCCGACTGGCCGGGCACCCTGGCGTATCGACTGATGGGGGAAAACCCCATGCCGGTGTGCAACCCGACACTGCTGGAGGGCCAGCTCACCCTCAGCGCCGAGCGCATCGCCCAGTTGCCGCTGCTGCAGCAGACCACCCGTCCGCATGCCTGGCGGCAGTGGTTCAGCGAGCGCCAGTTGCATGTGCCGCGCGACATGACCGGCCCGCGCTACGAACTGTTCTCGATGCTCGCCCAGGCAGCCATGCACGAGATGGGCATCGCCCTGATCCCGCCCTTCCTCATCCAGCGTGAACTCGAAGAACAGCGCCTGGTGATCGCCAGCCCTCACGCGCTGAACAGTGCGAAGGCCTACCACCTGATGATTCCCGAACGAAAGACTTCGACTGTTTCCCTGCAAGCCTTCCGCAACTGGCTGATCGAGCAGGCGCACGGCTACACCCTGCCCGAAGAACATCCCGCAGCCGGTGTCGCAAATAGGTAG
- a CDS encoding DUF2388 domain-containing protein — MSTLRILTATLLLSASCGAFASSFLVTTDAIVGAVGASTDATSDVTSSLRDNKLVREARDEAATFVGSAGEIRGARLEAALAHIRQQQPALQASDAQLAEAILAL; from the coding sequence ATGTCCACCCTGCGCATTCTCACCGCGACCCTGCTACTGAGCGCTTCCTGCGGCGCCTTCGCCAGCAGCTTTCTGGTTACCACCGACGCCATCGTGGGCGCCGTGGGTGCGTCCACTGACGCCACCTCCGACGTCACCTCGTCGCTGCGTGACAACAAACTGGTCCGTGAGGCCCGTGACGAAGCGGCGACCTTCGTAGGCAGCGCCGGTGAAATCCGCGGTGCCCGGCTGGAAGCGGCCCTGGCGCACATCCGTCAGCAGCAGCCCGCCCTGCAGGCCAGCGATGCCCAGCTGGCCGAGGCTATCCTGGCTCTTTGA
- a CDS encoding CaiB/BaiF CoA-transferase family protein has product MGALSHIRVLDLSRVLAGPWAGQILADLGAEVIKVERPGAGDDTRAWGPPFLQDAEGENTSEAAYYLAANRNKQSVTIDFTQSEGQALVRELAARSDVLIENFKVGGLAAYGLDYSSLKAVNPRLIYCSITGFGQSGPYAKRAGYDFMIQGLGGLMSLTGRSEAEEGAGPVKVGVALTDILTGLYSSTAILAALASREQTGSGQHIDMALLDVQVACLANQAMNYLTTGVAPRRLGNAHPNIVPYQDFPTADGDFILTVGNDGQFRKFAEVAGQPQWADDPRFLTNKLRVANRAELIPLIRQATVFKTTAQWVAELEAVGVPCGPINDLAQVFADPQVLARGLAFDLPHALAGQVPMVASPIRLSETPVEYRRAPPLLGEHTEAVLRSVLGKSLEEISVLREARVL; this is encoded by the coding sequence ATGGGCGCGTTGTCGCACATTCGCGTGCTGGATCTTTCCCGGGTACTGGCCGGTCCTTGGGCCGGGCAGATCCTTGCAGACCTCGGCGCGGAGGTCATCAAGGTCGAACGGCCGGGGGCTGGCGACGATACTCGCGCCTGGGGACCGCCCTTCCTCCAGGATGCCGAAGGTGAGAACACCAGCGAGGCGGCCTATTACCTGGCGGCCAACCGCAACAAGCAATCGGTGACCATCGACTTCACTCAGTCCGAGGGTCAGGCACTGGTGCGAGAGCTGGCTGCTCGCTCCGATGTGTTGATCGAGAATTTCAAGGTGGGTGGCCTGGCGGCCTACGGGCTGGACTACTCGTCACTGAAGGCCGTCAATCCACGGCTCATCTATTGCTCCATTACCGGGTTCGGTCAAAGCGGGCCCTATGCCAAGCGTGCCGGCTACGACTTCATGATCCAGGGCCTTGGCGGACTGATGAGCCTGACTGGCCGTTCCGAAGCCGAGGAGGGAGCCGGGCCGGTGAAGGTGGGCGTGGCGCTTACCGATATCCTCACTGGGCTGTACTCCAGTACGGCCATTCTGGCTGCGCTGGCGAGTCGCGAGCAGACCGGCAGCGGTCAGCACATCGATATGGCACTGCTGGACGTACAGGTGGCGTGCCTGGCCAATCAGGCGATGAACTACCTCACCACGGGTGTCGCGCCGCGGCGCCTGGGTAATGCCCATCCCAATATCGTGCCGTACCAGGACTTTCCTACTGCCGATGGCGACTTCATTCTCACCGTGGGCAACGACGGTCAGTTCAGGAAGTTCGCGGAAGTGGCGGGGCAGCCGCAGTGGGCGGACGATCCGCGCTTCCTGACCAACAAGCTGCGGGTGGCCAACCGCGCCGAACTGATTCCGCTGATCCGCCAGGCCACCGTATTCAAGACCACTGCTCAGTGGGTGGCGGAACTGGAAGCGGTGGGTGTGCCTTGTGGGCCGATCAACGATCTGGCACAGGTGTTTGCCGACCCTCAGGTGCTGGCCCGTGGCCTCGCCTTCGATTTGCCGCATGCGCTGGCAGGTCAGGTGCCCATGGTGGCCAGCCCGATTCGCTTGTCCGAGACGCCCGTGGAGTATCGGCGAGCGCCTCCTCTGTTGGGTGAGCATACTGAAGCGGTGCTGCGCTCGGTGCTGGGCAAAAGCCTGGAAGAGATCAGTGTCCTGCGTGAGGCGCGTGTTCTATAG
- a CDS encoding Re/Si-specific NAD(P)(+) transhydrogenase subunit alpha: protein MHIGVPLETQAGETRVAATPETVRKLVSQGHAITAQSSAGLHAGVPDSAFLAAGAAIGSVDDVFSAQLVLKVTAPSDDELARMKPGTLLIGMLNPFNDTIIASMARQGITAFALEAAPRTSRAQSLDVLSSQANIAGYKAVLLAAHYYPRFMPMLMTAAGTVKAARVLILGAGVAGLQAIATAKRLGAVVEASDVRPAVREQIESLGAKFIDVPYETDEERECAEGVGGYARPMPASWMQRQAAAVHERARQSDIVITTALIPGRKAPVLLSAATVAQMKPGSVVIDLAAAQGGNCPLTVADQVVVEHGVTLVGHTNLPALVAADASALYARNLLDFLKLLFDKDGVLNLNLEDDIVAACLMCRDGEIIRKNS from the coding sequence GTGCACATAGGTGTCCCCCTCGAAACACAGGCGGGTGAAACCCGGGTCGCCGCCACGCCGGAAACCGTCAGGAAGCTGGTCAGCCAGGGCCATGCAATCACGGCGCAAAGCTCGGCCGGCCTTCATGCCGGTGTGCCGGACAGCGCTTTCCTGGCCGCCGGAGCAGCCATCGGCAGTGTCGACGACGTGTTCAGCGCCCAATTGGTGCTCAAGGTCACAGCCCCCAGCGACGACGAGCTGGCACGCATGAAGCCCGGCACGCTACTGATCGGCATGCTCAACCCGTTCAACGACACGATCATTGCCAGCATGGCCCGCCAGGGCATCACCGCTTTCGCCCTGGAGGCCGCACCACGAACCTCGAGAGCCCAGAGCCTCGACGTCCTGTCGTCACAGGCCAACATCGCCGGCTACAAGGCCGTGTTGCTGGCCGCGCACTACTACCCACGCTTCATGCCGATGCTGATGACCGCCGCCGGCACCGTGAAAGCGGCGCGCGTACTGATTCTCGGCGCGGGCGTGGCGGGTCTGCAGGCCATCGCCACGGCCAAGCGCCTGGGTGCGGTGGTCGAGGCCTCGGACGTGCGCCCGGCCGTACGCGAACAGATCGAGTCCCTGGGGGCGAAATTCATCGATGTTCCGTATGAAACCGACGAAGAACGTGAATGCGCCGAAGGCGTCGGTGGCTACGCCCGCCCCATGCCAGCCAGTTGGATGCAGCGCCAGGCGGCCGCAGTGCACGAGCGGGCCCGGCAATCGGACATCGTCATCACCACGGCACTGATCCCTGGACGCAAGGCGCCGGTGCTGCTCAGCGCCGCCACCGTGGCACAGATGAAGCCCGGCTCGGTGGTCATCGACCTGGCCGCCGCCCAAGGTGGCAACTGCCCACTGACAGTGGCGGACCAAGTGGTGGTAGAGCACGGCGTGACGCTGGTCGGGCATACCAACCTGCCGGCCCTGGTGGCGGCCGACGCCTCGGCGCTCTATGCCCGCAACCTGCTGGATTTCCTGAAGCTGCTGTTCGACAAGGACGGCGTGCTGAACCTCAACCTCGAAGACGACATCGTCGCCGCGTGCCTGATGTGCCGCGATGGCGAGATCATCCGCAAGAACAGCTGA
- a CDS encoding NAD(P) transhydrogenase subunit alpha — protein MQELISPGIYNLIIFVLAIYVGYHVVWNVTPALHTPLMAVTNAISAIVIVGAMLAAALTVTPLGKVMGTLAVALAAVNVFGGFLVTRRMLEMFKKKSKAKDEVQK, from the coding sequence ATGCAAGAGCTGATCTCCCCAGGCATCTATAACCTGATCATCTTCGTGCTGGCCATCTATGTCGGCTATCACGTGGTCTGGAACGTCACCCCTGCGCTGCACACACCGCTGATGGCAGTCACCAATGCCATCTCGGCCATCGTCATCGTCGGCGCCATGCTGGCGGCCGCCTTGACCGTCACACCGCTGGGCAAGGTCATGGGTACCCTGGCCGTGGCGCTGGCCGCCGTGAACGTGTTCGGCGGCTTCCTGGTCACCCGGCGCATGCTGGAAATGTTCAAGAAGAAGAGCAAGGCCAAGGACGAGGTGCAGAAATGA
- a CDS encoding acetyl-CoA hydrolase/transferase family protein, producing MYRDRIRMPGLMSKVMSAADAAGLIEDGMTVGMSGFTRAGEAKAVPHALAERARVSPLKISLMTGASLGNDLDKQLTEAGVLSRRMPFQVDSTLRKAINAGEVMFIDQHLSDTVEQLRNRQIKAVDLAVIECVAITEEGHLVLSTSVGNSASFAILAKQVIVEINLSQPLELEGLHDVYIPSYRPTRLPIPVLEADSRIGSHAVKIDPAKIVGIVISDQPDSPSTVLPPDIETQAIANHLVEFFKNEVRQGRLTDRLMPLQAGIGTIANAVMHGLLASPFENLTMYSEVLQDSTFDLFDAGKLDFASGSSMTLSAPKHAQVFADFNRYKSKLVLRPQEISNHPEVIRRLGIIGINTALEFDLYGNVNSTHVCGTRMMNGIGGSGDFSRNAHLAIFVTKSIAKGGAISSVVPMVSHVDHTEHDVDILVTEQGLADLRGLAPRERARVIIDNCVHPAYREALNDYFSRASALGGHTPHLLRDALSWHLNLEETGRMLAV from the coding sequence ATGTACCGTGATCGTATCCGCATGCCTGGCCTGATGAGCAAGGTGATGAGCGCGGCAGATGCCGCTGGCCTGATTGAAGACGGCATGACCGTCGGCATGAGCGGTTTCACCCGCGCCGGCGAAGCCAAGGCGGTGCCCCACGCGCTGGCCGAGCGCGCGCGCGTGTCGCCGCTTAAGATCAGCCTGATGACTGGCGCCAGCCTGGGCAACGATCTGGACAAGCAACTCACGGAAGCCGGTGTGCTGTCGCGGCGTATGCCCTTCCAGGTCGACAGCACCCTGCGCAAGGCGATCAACGCCGGCGAAGTGATGTTCATCGACCAGCACCTCTCCGACACGGTCGAACAACTGCGCAACCGGCAGATCAAGGCCGTCGACCTGGCCGTCATCGAATGCGTGGCGATTACCGAAGAGGGCCACCTGGTACTGAGCACCTCGGTGGGCAACTCGGCAAGTTTCGCCATTCTCGCCAAGCAGGTGATCGTCGAGATCAACCTGTCGCAGCCGCTGGAACTGGAAGGCTTGCATGATGTTTATATCCCCAGCTACCGCCCGACCCGCCTGCCGATTCCGGTACTGGAAGCCGACTCGCGCATCGGTAGCCACGCGGTGAAGATTGACCCGGCAAAGATCGTCGGTATCGTCATCAGCGACCAGCCCGACTCGCCGTCCACCGTGCTGCCGCCGGACATCGAGACCCAGGCCATCGCCAATCACCTGGTGGAGTTCTTCAAGAACGAGGTGCGCCAGGGACGCCTCACCGACCGCCTGATGCCGCTGCAGGCCGGCATCGGCACCATCGCCAACGCCGTGATGCACGGCCTGCTGGCGTCACCCTTCGAAAACCTGACCATGTACTCCGAAGTGCTGCAGGACTCGACCTTCGACCTGTTCGATGCAGGCAAGCTGGATTTCGCCTCTGGCAGCTCCATGACCCTGTCGGCGCCCAAACATGCCCAGGTATTCGCCGACTTCAACCGCTACAAGTCGAAGCTGGTGCTGCGCCCGCAGGAAATCTCCAATCACCCCGAAGTCATCCGCCGCCTGGGCATCATCGGCATTAACACCGCTCTGGAATTCGATCTGTACGGTAACGTCAATTCCACCCACGTGTGCGGTACGCGGATGATGAACGGCATCGGCGGCTCGGGCGATTTCTCGCGCAATGCCCACCTGGCCATCTTCGTCACCAAGTCGATTGCCAAGGGCGGTGCCATTTCCAGCGTGGTGCCCATGGTCAGTCACGTCGACCATACCGAGCATGATGTGGACATCCTGGTCACCGAACAGGGCCTGGCCGACCTGCGTGGCCTGGCACCTCGCGAGCGGGCCCGGGTAATCATCGACAACTGCGTGCACCCGGCGTATCGCGAGGCCCTGAATGACTATTTCAGCCGAGCCAGCGCACTGGGTGGGCACACCCCTCACCTGCTGCGTGATGCACTGAGTTGGCACCTCAACCTTGAAGAAACCGGACGCATGCTGGCGGTATGA
- a CDS encoding DUF2388 domain-containing protein has product MRTPLIAATLGMLLMADLAQAQTLVATSNIIVRAFGRSIDFTSDTTTSIRDSKVVMEARDDAASYVASGGDIHGARLDAAFDTLRDRLPEARNASDRTLAEAILAL; this is encoded by the coding sequence ATGCGTACCCCGTTGATTGCCGCGACACTCGGCATGCTGCTGATGGCCGATCTGGCCCAGGCCCAGACCCTGGTGGCGACCAGCAACATCATCGTTCGTGCTTTCGGCCGTTCAATCGACTTTACCTCCGACACCACCACCTCCATCCGCGACTCCAAGGTCGTCATGGAAGCCAGGGACGATGCGGCCAGCTACGTGGCGAGCGGTGGTGACATCCACGGCGCCCGCCTGGATGCCGCCTTCGACACCCTGCGTGACCGGCTGCCCGAGGCGCGCAACGCCAGCGACCGGACCCTGGCCGAAGCCATCCTCGCATTGTGA
- a CDS encoding NAD(P)(+) transhydrogenase (Re/Si-specific) subunit beta — MSMNLVTLLYLVSAVCFIQALKGLSHPTTSRRGNLFGMAGMALAVLTTIGLVYKLAALSTVEGTSAGVGYILLGLLVGGAAGSIMAKRVEMTKMPELVAFMHSMIGLAAVFIAIAAVVEPQSLGIVLNIGDAIPTGNRLELFLGAAIGAITFSGSVIAFGKLSGKYRFRLFQGAPVQFAGQHKLNLILGLATLVCGLAYMFSGSLGAFALMLALAFVIGVLLIIPIGGADMPVVVSMLNSYSGWAAAGIGFSLNNSMLIIAGSLVGSSGAILSYIMCKAMNRSFFNVIGGGFGTAADSGPSGNSQPQRAVKSGSADDATFLLGNADTVIIVPGYGLAVARAQHALKELTEKLVHHGVTVKYAIHPVAGRMPGHMNVLLAEAEVPYDQVFEMDDINSEFGQADVVLVLGANDVVNPAARNDPKSPIAGMPILEAYKARTVIVNKRSMASGYAGLDNELFYLDKTMMVFGDAKKVIEDMVKAVENL; from the coding sequence ATGAGCATGAACCTCGTTACCCTGCTCTATCTGGTCTCGGCGGTGTGCTTCATCCAGGCCCTCAAGGGGCTTTCGCACCCGACCACTTCGCGGCGCGGCAACCTGTTCGGCATGGCCGGCATGGCATTGGCCGTACTCACCACCATCGGCCTGGTGTACAAGCTGGCCGCGCTGTCCACGGTGGAGGGCACCAGTGCCGGAGTTGGCTACATTCTGCTCGGTCTGCTCGTCGGTGGCGCGGCTGGCTCGATCATGGCCAAGCGCGTGGAAATGACCAAGATGCCCGAGCTGGTGGCCTTCATGCACAGCATGATCGGCCTGGCTGCCGTGTTCATCGCCATCGCCGCCGTGGTGGAGCCGCAATCGCTGGGGATCGTGCTGAACATCGGCGACGCCATTCCAACGGGCAATCGCCTGGAGCTGTTCCTGGGCGCGGCAATCGGTGCTATCACCTTTTCGGGGTCGGTCATCGCTTTCGGCAAACTGTCCGGCAAATACAGGTTTCGCCTGTTCCAGGGCGCCCCGGTACAGTTCGCCGGCCAGCACAAGCTCAACCTGATCCTCGGCCTGGCGACCCTGGTCTGCGGCCTGGCCTACATGTTCAGCGGCAGCCTCGGCGCCTTTGCCCTCATGCTGGCCTTGGCTTTCGTGATTGGCGTGTTGCTGATCATCCCCATCGGCGGGGCCGACATGCCGGTGGTGGTCTCGATGCTCAACAGTTATTCGGGCTGGGCGGCCGCCGGGATCGGCTTTTCGTTGAACAACTCGATGCTGATCATTGCCGGTTCGCTGGTCGGCTCCAGCGGCGCGATCCTCTCGTACATCATGTGCAAGGCCATGAACCGCTCATTCTTCAACGTCATCGGCGGCGGCTTCGGCACTGCGGCAGACAGCGGGCCGAGTGGAAACAGCCAGCCACAACGGGCCGTGAAGTCCGGCTCGGCCGACGACGCGACCTTCCTGCTCGGTAATGCCGATACGGTGATCATCGTGCCTGGCTATGGCCTGGCGGTCGCCCGCGCCCAGCACGCCCTCAAGGAACTGACCGAGAAGCTGGTCCATCACGGGGTGACCGTGAAATACGCCATCCACCCGGTGGCCGGGCGCATGCCCGGGCACATGAACGTACTGCTTGCCGAGGCAGAAGTCCCGTACGACCAGGTGTTCGAGATGGACGACATCAACTCCGAGTTTGGCCAGGCCGACGTCGTGCTCGTGCTGGGCGCCAACGACGTGGTCAACCCCGCCGCGCGGAACGACCCCAAATCGCCAATCGCCGGCATGCCGATCCTCGAGGCGTACAAGGCGCGAACCGTGATCGTCAACAAGCGCTCCATGGCCAGCGGCTATGCCGGCCTGGATAACGAGCTGTTCTATCTCGACAAGACCATGATGGTGTTCGGCGACGCCAAGAAGGTCATCGAAGACATGGTCAAGGCCGTGGAAAACCTCTGA
- a CDS encoding DUF1127 domain-containing protein codes for MERTISSDLFVESTVSNAQASLPLRALATLMLWQRRLASRRQLARLDARLLADAGISESQRYEELSKPFWR; via the coding sequence ATGGAACGTACAATCAGTTCCGATCTTTTTGTAGAAAGCACCGTTTCCAATGCCCAGGCCAGCCTGCCTCTGCGCGCCCTCGCTACCCTGATGCTGTGGCAGCGTCGCCTGGCCAGCCGCCGTCAACTGGCTCGCCTGGATGCCCGCCTGCTGGCTGACGCCGGTATCAGCGAATCGCAGCGTTACGAAGAGCTGAGCAAGCCATTCTGGCGTTGA
- a CDS encoding DUF2388 domain-containing protein: MRLSKLLFLPSLASLIWMSPALAFDPTTQGVVVSGYVTSQVTSAPFDNKLIQAAQDDAAAFVATDGQLRGARLESALHQLRKSQAKLHASDLELAEAILVQ, translated from the coding sequence ATGCGTCTATCCAAACTGTTGTTCCTGCCTTCCCTGGCCAGCCTGATCTGGATGTCCCCCGCCCTGGCCTTCGATCCGACGACCCAGGGCGTGGTGGTCAGCGGTTACGTGACCAGCCAGGTCACCAGTGCGCCATTCGACAACAAGCTGATCCAGGCCGCCCAGGACGATGCCGCCGCGTTCGTCGCCACCGATGGTCAACTGCGCGGCGCACGCCTTGAATCGGCGTTGCACCAGCTGCGCAAGAGCCAGGCGAAACTTCATGCCAGCGACCTTGAACTGGCCGAGGCAATTCTCGTCCAATAG
- a CDS encoding acyl-CoA dehydrogenase: protein MSGKASFNWIDPLLLDQQLTEEERMVRDSAEQFAQDKLAPRVLEAFRHEQTDPAIFREMGEVGLLGATIPEAYGGSGLNYVCYGLIAREVERIDSGYRSMMSVQSSLVMVPINEFGSEAQKQKYLPKLASGEWIGCFGLTEPNHGSDPGSMITRARKVDGGYRLSGAKMWITNSPIADVFVVWAKDDADEIRGFILEKGWQGLSAPAIHGKVGLRASITGEIVMDNVFVPEENRFPEVRGLKGPFTCLNSARYGISWGALGAAEFCWHTARQYTLDRQQFGRPLAANQLIQKKLADMQTEITLALQGCLRLGRMKDEGTAAVEITSIMKRNSCGKALDIARMARDMLGGNGISDEFGVARHLVNLEVVNTYEGTHDVHALILGRAQTGIQAFY, encoded by the coding sequence ATGAGTGGCAAGGCAAGCTTCAACTGGATCGACCCCCTGTTGCTGGACCAGCAGTTGACCGAAGAGGAGCGCATGGTTCGCGACAGTGCCGAACAGTTCGCCCAGGACAAGCTGGCACCCCGTGTGTTGGAAGCCTTTCGGCATGAGCAGACCGACCCGGCGATTTTTCGCGAAATGGGTGAGGTGGGCCTGTTGGGCGCGACGATCCCCGAGGCTTATGGCGGCAGCGGCCTGAACTACGTTTGCTATGGGCTGATTGCCCGAGAGGTGGAGCGTATCGACTCCGGCTACCGCTCGATGATGAGCGTGCAGTCGTCGTTGGTGATGGTGCCGATCAACGAGTTCGGTTCCGAAGCGCAGAAGCAGAAGTACCTGCCCAAGCTGGCGTCGGGCGAGTGGATTGGCTGCTTTGGCCTGACCGAGCCCAACCATGGCTCCGATCCGGGATCCATGATCACCCGTGCCCGCAAGGTCGATGGCGGCTATCGCCTCAGCGGCGCGAAGATGTGGATCACCAACAGCCCCATCGCCGACGTGTTCGTGGTCTGGGCCAAGGATGACGCCGACGAGATTCGTGGTTTCATTCTCGAGAAGGGCTGGCAGGGGTTGAGCGCGCCGGCCATCCACGGCAAGGTCGGGCTGCGTGCGTCGATCACCGGCGAGATCGTCATGGACAACGTGTTCGTGCCCGAGGAAAACCGCTTTCCTGAGGTGCGTGGCCTGAAGGGGCCGTTCACCTGCCTGAACTCCGCACGCTACGGCATTTCCTGGGGCGCCCTGGGGGCTGCCGAGTTCTGCTGGCACACTGCCCGGCAATACACCCTCGATCGTCAGCAGTTCGGCCGTCCGCTGGCCGCCAACCAGCTGATCCAGAAGAAGCTCGCCGACATGCAGACCGAGATCACCCTGGCCCTGCAAGGCTGCCTGCGCCTGGGGCGGATGAAGGATGAAGGCACGGCGGCAGTGGAAATCACCTCGATCATGAAGCGCAACTCCTGCGGCAAGGCCCTGGATATCGCACGTATGGCCCGTGACATGCTCGGGGGCAACGGCATCAGTGACGAATTCGGCGTGGCTCGGCACCTGGTCAACCTGGAAGTGGTGAATACCTATGAAGGCACCCATGACGTGCATGCGCTGATCCTCGGCCGTGCGCAGACCGGCATCCAGGCGTTCTATTAA